One Oncorhynchus keta strain PuntledgeMale-10-30-2019 chromosome 22, Oket_V2, whole genome shotgun sequence DNA window includes the following coding sequences:
- the LOC118401484 gene encoding membralin-like isoform X5, which yields MSENQGNANNNVPQNNNGGANRIRNPNINQNPLISVRDRLFHALFFKMAVTYARLFPPSFRRIFEFFILLKALFILFILAYIHIAFSRSPINCLEHVREKWPRDGILRVEIQRNSSRAPIFLQFYDSDGLQGLVKEPEGEGGGLGLAALHHEEEDEEEMTLEMFDNSSFELDIEPRLKPSLSGGGRGLNDSQDLSFSQAPTKDPMKDPCFGDSFSRLLLDEFLGYDDILMSSVKALAENEEDKVLCVRTGFLRNVVSGEHYRFVSMWMARTSYLAAFVIMVIFTLSVSMLLRYSHHQIFVFIVDLLQMLEMNMTIAFPAAPLLTVILALVGMEAIMSEFFNDTTTAFYIILIVWLADQYDAICCHTNTSKRHWLRFFYLYHFAFYAYHYRFNGQYSSLALVTSWLFIQHSMIYFFHHYELPAILQQIRIQEMLLQNQLAGQGGNQTALQDNLNNNNTTTAAAAPARGGEANGQVLPPDGPLASSVAQAQGSATLASQSNSLAGSGTLEGAVGELTTELDWMAETTAIITEALSSSAPQPGGSLMESTAGGLLGEARGVGRVGVPGAGLSVVAEIRMGGSDGGESTSGTGPSLIVACRGSAAGSGLPPPSPPVGGLQEAETCLSSVRPSLPQPPSPHTDCSRAVVGEPECPRQSPTDWDSKKEKAPSPTPS from the exons ATGTCAGAAAACCAGGGCAACGCGAATAACAACGTCCCGCAAAATAACAATGGCGGGGCGAACAGGATACGAAACCCTAATATCAACCAAAACCCACTCATCAGTGTTCGAGACAGACTTTTCCATGCCCTATTCTTCAAGATGGCAGTTACCTATGCCAGATTGTTTCCACCATCTTTCAGAAGAATCTTCGAGTTCTTTATCCTACTAAAG GCACTCTTTATTCTCTTCATCTTGGCCTATATCCACATCGCTTTCTCACGCTCGCCTATCAACTGCCTGGAGCACGTTCGGGAGAAGTGGCCGCGTGACGGCATCCTGCGCGTGGAGATCCAGCGCAACTCGTCGCGTGCGCCCATCTTCCTGCAGTTCTACGACTCAGACGGTCTCCAGGGCCTGGTCAAGGAgcctgagggggagggaggagggctgggCCTGGCCGCGCTCCACcacgaggaggaggacgaggaggagatgaccctggagatGTTTGACAACAGTTCT TTTGAGCTTGACATCGAGCCGCGGCTGAAGCCCTCGCTGAGTGGTGGGGGACGGGGCCTCAACGACAGCCAGGACCTCTCCTTCAGCCAGGCACCCACTAAAG acccCATGAAGGATCCGTGCTTTGGGGACAGCTTCAGTCGCCTCCTCCTGGATGAGTTCCTGGGCTACGATGACATCCTGATGTCTAGTGTCAAGGCCCTGGCAGAGAACGAGGAGGACAAAG tGCTCTGTGTGAGAACAGGCTTCCTCAGGAATGTGGTGTCCGGGGAACACTACCGATTTGTCAGCATGTGGATGGCTCGCACCTCCTACCTGGCTGCCTTTGTCATCATGGTAATATTT accctgtccGTGTCTATGCTGCTACGCTACTCCCACCACCAGATCTTTGTCTTCATTG TGGACCTTCTGCAGATGTTGGAGATGAACATGACCATCGCTTTCCCAGCAGCGCCTCTGCTTACCGTGATCCTGGCTCTCGTGG gcATGGAGGCCATCATGTCTGAGTTCTTCAACGACACCACCACCGCCTTCTACATCATCCTCATCGTGTGGCTGGCCGACCAGTACGACGCCATCTGCTGCCACACAAACACCAGTAAACGTCATTGGCTGAG GTTCTTCTATCTGTATCACTTTGCGTTCTACGCCTACCACTACCGCTTCAACGGCCAGTACAGCAGCCTGGCTCTGGTCACCTCCTGGCTCTTCATACAG cacTCAATGATCTACTTCTTCCACCACTACGAGCTTCCGGCCATCCTCCAACAGATCCGCATCCAGGAGATGCTGCTGCAGAACCAGCTGGCGGGCCAGGGGGGCAACCAGACGGCCCTGCAGGACaacctcaacaacaacaacaccaccaccgcTGCAGCAGCCCCAGCTCGGGGAGGGGAAGCCAACGGACAGGTCCTACCGCCAGATGGGCCACTGGCTTCTTCGGTTGCCCAGGCACAAGGTTCAGCGACCCTGGCCTCCCAGTCAAATAGCCTGGCTGGGAGTGGTACGTTAGAAGGGGCCGTAGGAGAGTTGACAACGGAGCTGGACTGGATGGCGGAGACGACAGCCATCATCACGGAGGCCTTGTCCTCCTCAGCCCCCCAACCTGGGGGGTCTTTGATGGAGAGCACGGCAGGGGGATTGCTGGGGGAGGCCAGAGGGGTTGGGAGGGTTGGTGTTCCTGGGgcaggcctcagcgtggtggcgGAGATTCGAATGGGGGGGAGTGATGGTGGAGAGAGCACAAGTGGCACCGGTCCCAGCTTGATAGTGGCCTGTAGAGGCAGTGCAGCAGGATCAggcctgcctcctccctctcctccagtggGAGGACTCCAGGAAGCAGAGACTTGCCTCTCTAGTGTCAGGCCGTCCCTTCCTCAACCACCTTctccacacacagactgcagtAGGGCAGTGGTTGGGGAGCCAGAATGCCCCAGACAGAGCCCCACAGATTGGGACTCCAAGAAAGAGAAAGCCCCCAGCCCCACTCCATCctga
- the LOC118401484 gene encoding membralin-like isoform X7, which yields MSENQGNANNNVPQNNNGGANRIRNPNINQNPLISVRDRLFHALFFKMAVTYARLFPPSFRRIFEFFILLKALFILFILAYIHIAFSRSPINCLEHVREKWPRDGILRVEIQRNSSRAPIFLQFYDSDGLQGLVKEPEGEGGGLGLAALHHEEEDEEEMTLEMFDNSSVRFELDIEPRLKPSLSGGGRGLNDSQDLSFSQAPTKVWPQDDYIVEYSLEYGFLRLSQTTRQRLNIPVMVVTLDPMKDPCFGDSFSRLLLDEFLGYDDILMSSVKALAENEEDKGFLRNVVSGEHYRFVSMWMARTSYLAAFVIMVIFTLSVSMLLRYSHHQIFVFIVDLLQMLEMNMTIAFPAAPLLTVILALVGMEAIMSEFFNDTTTAFYIILIVWLADQYDAICCHTNTSKRHWLR from the exons ATGTCAGAAAACCAGGGCAACGCGAATAACAACGTCCCGCAAAATAACAATGGCGGGGCGAACAGGATACGAAACCCTAATATCAACCAAAACCCACTCATCAGTGTTCGAGACAGACTTTTCCATGCCCTATTCTTCAAGATGGCAGTTACCTATGCCAGATTGTTTCCACCATCTTTCAGAAGAATCTTCGAGTTCTTTATCCTACTAAAG GCACTCTTTATTCTCTTCATCTTGGCCTATATCCACATCGCTTTCTCACGCTCGCCTATCAACTGCCTGGAGCACGTTCGGGAGAAGTGGCCGCGTGACGGCATCCTGCGCGTGGAGATCCAGCGCAACTCGTCGCGTGCGCCCATCTTCCTGCAGTTCTACGACTCAGACGGTCTCCAGGGCCTGGTCAAGGAgcctgagggggagggaggagggctgggCCTGGCCGCGCTCCACcacgaggaggaggacgaggaggagatgaccctggagatGTTTGACAACAGTTCTGTAAGG TTTGAGCTTGACATCGAGCCGCGGCTGAAGCCCTCGCTGAGTGGTGGGGGACGGGGCCTCAACGACAGCCAGGACCTCTCCTTCAGCCAGGCACCCACTAAAG TGTGGCCTCAGGATGATTACATAGTGGAGTACTCTCTGGAGTACGGCTTCCTCCGCTTGTCCCAGACCACCCGGCAACGCCTCAACATCCCTGTCATGGTCGTCACGCTGG acccCATGAAGGATCCGTGCTTTGGGGACAGCTTCAGTCGCCTCCTCCTGGATGAGTTCCTGGGCTACGATGACATCCTGATGTCTAGTGTCAAGGCCCTGGCAGAGAACGAGGAGGACAAAG GCTTCCTCAGGAATGTGGTGTCCGGGGAACACTACCGATTTGTCAGCATGTGGATGGCTCGCACCTCCTACCTGGCTGCCTTTGTCATCATGGTAATATTT accctgtccGTGTCTATGCTGCTACGCTACTCCCACCACCAGATCTTTGTCTTCATTG TGGACCTTCTGCAGATGTTGGAGATGAACATGACCATCGCTTTCCCAGCAGCGCCTCTGCTTACCGTGATCCTGGCTCTCGTGG gcATGGAGGCCATCATGTCTGAGTTCTTCAACGACACCACCACCGCCTTCTACATCATCCTCATCGTGTGGCTGGCCGACCAGTACGACGCCATCTGCTGCCACACAAACACCAGTAAACGTCATTGGCTGAGGTGA